One Oleidesulfovibrio alaskensis DSM 16109 genomic region harbors:
- a CDS encoding sigma-54-dependent Fis family transcriptional regulator produces the protein MNQINTQDSRLQPYLGTLQRIVSDMGPQRPFQSSLKSLLRTLAENHHFKRPHLVIFDPETQTLKLSLTHDPTKAQDVEYSPGVGVTGQVFSSGQPVIVPRMKDHPSFLNKAFGRSEEELATLGFICVPVLGPGEEASPREVIGTLSVDTPITDLPSLEGQCRFLQVVAGMIANQAAYLQEEMARQKHMMTQGLIGGDVAENTVQAANIVAASKSMRLVLNQVAQVGPSRATALLRGESGTGKELLAEAIHQASPRRDMPLIKLNCAALPSDLVESELFGYQKGAFTGAVQNKKGLFELAHKGTLFLDEIGELSASAQAKVLRAIQEQEIQRLGSEQTISVDVRLICATHQHLEELVESGSFREDLYYRINVFPVFIPPLRERREDILPVAEHFLKEYAEEYQKSIKRISTPAIDLLTQYHWPGNIRELKNCIERAVLVCDEQVIRTYHMPPSLQTAESTATDSSLSFCEAVAKFEQELLVDALKKARGNMLQAARDLRVSYRIVNYKVKKYGIDAKKFAVSKGRMGR, from the coding sequence ATGAACCAGATCAATACCCAAGATTCCAGATTACAGCCATATCTAGGCACGCTGCAGCGCATTGTTTCCGACATGGGCCCGCAGCGTCCGTTTCAGTCTTCGCTGAAGTCATTACTGCGCACGCTGGCTGAAAATCACCATTTCAAACGCCCCCACCTTGTTATATTCGATCCCGAAACACAAACGCTCAAGCTTAGCCTGACGCATGATCCTACCAAAGCGCAGGATGTGGAATATTCGCCGGGAGTGGGGGTGACCGGACAGGTTTTCAGTTCCGGACAGCCTGTCATCGTGCCGAGGATGAAAGATCATCCTTCGTTTCTCAATAAAGCGTTCGGCCGTTCGGAAGAAGAGCTGGCAACTCTGGGCTTTATATGCGTGCCTGTGCTCGGACCGGGCGAAGAAGCCTCTCCCCGGGAGGTTATCGGCACACTGAGCGTGGACACGCCCATAACTGACCTGCCCTCTCTGGAAGGACAGTGCCGTTTTCTGCAGGTTGTTGCCGGTATGATAGCCAACCAGGCTGCCTACCTGCAGGAAGAAATGGCCCGTCAGAAGCATATGATGACGCAGGGCCTCATAGGCGGTGACGTTGCCGAAAACACGGTGCAGGCCGCTAATATTGTGGCTGCATCCAAGTCCATGCGCCTTGTGCTCAATCAGGTGGCTCAGGTTGGTCCCAGCAGGGCGACGGCTTTGCTGCGGGGCGAATCGGGCACCGGCAAAGAGCTTCTTGCAGAGGCCATACATCAGGCCAGCCCCCGGCGTGATATGCCGCTTATCAAGCTTAACTGCGCGGCTTTACCATCCGATCTGGTGGAAAGCGAGCTGTTCGGCTATCAGAAGGGCGCGTTTACAGGTGCTGTCCAGAATAAAAAAGGCCTTTTTGAGCTTGCACACAAGGGGACGCTGTTTCTTGATGAAATAGGTGAATTGAGTGCCTCGGCTCAGGCTAAAGTGCTGCGTGCCATTCAGGAACAGGAAATTCAGCGGCTCGGCAGTGAACAGACCATTTCCGTTGATGTCCGCCTGATCTGCGCCACACACCAGCATCTGGAAGAGCTTGTGGAGAGCGGCAGTTTCCGTGAGGATCTTTATTACCGGATCAATGTGTTTCCGGTGTTCATTCCTCCGCTGCGCGAACGCCGCGAAGATATTCTTCCCGTTGCTGAGCATTTTCTTAAAGAATACGCAGAGGAATATCAGAAAAGCATCAAGCGTATTTCCACCCCTGCCATCGACCTGCTTACACAGTATCACTGGCCCGGTAACATCCGCGAACTGAAAAACTGCATAGAGCGTGCAGTGCTGGTGTGTGATGAACAGGTTATCCGTACGTATCACATGCCCCCTTCGCTGCAGACAGCAGAAAGCACAGCAACAGATTCCAGTCTGTCGTTCTGCGAGGCGGTGGCCAAGTTTGAGCAGGAACTACTGGTTGACGCGCTGAAAAAAGCCCGTGGCAATATGTTGCAGGCTGCCCGCGATTTGCGCGTAAGCTACCGTATTGTTAACTATAAAGTTAAGAAGTACGGTATCGATGCCAAAAAGTTCGCTGTCAGTAAAGGACGCATGGGCAGGTAG
- a CDS encoding 4Fe-4S dicluster domain-containing protein, producing the protein MPKKEKGQTLVCVYPDWCKGCGICVAFCPGKVLELNTLGKAEVTKMDQCINCGFCELHCPDFAIVIKPRVAGASCPVYGPSALPQTESEG; encoded by the coding sequence ATGCCAAAAAAAGAAAAAGGGCAAACTCTGGTGTGCGTGTACCCGGACTGGTGTAAAGGCTGCGGCATTTGTGTAGCCTTTTGTCCGGGCAAGGTTCTTGAACTCAATACACTGGGCAAGGCTGAGGTCACAAAGATGGATCAGTGCATAAACTGCGGCTTCTGCGAGCTGCACTGTCCTGATTTCGCCATTGTGATCAAACCCAGGGTAGCAGGTGCCAGCTGTCCGGTCTACGGGCCCTCCGCACTGCCTCAAACTGAGAGTGAAGGTTGA
- a CDS encoding DAK2 domain-containing protein, producing the protein MTTSTNKIKYLDGIRFKRAINAAAHRLIEKHGHLNAINVFPVPDGDTGSNMAGTMRNIVDNSAQTKDGSIEGMSKVIAESALMGARGNSGVILAQFLCGFSEGVKDLKRVTPPDFIQAASLATRRALESISNPKEGTILTVIRDWSEHLSSNADSYKDFQHIMYDSLRKARESVQQTKEKLATLKAADVVDAGGLGFLYLLEGIVEFTEKGSLNRQDSTKSTVVIEEAEENAQERVAVDSLEFRYCTECMIRGTDIDAAALREKLAAMGDSLVVAGTAETVRVHVHTNSPDEVFALAAGYGTVECRKADDMLAQHLALTSGRTPRVGIVTDSTCDLPEDLMQEYGIRFAPLKLYLDEEEFIDKLSISTAEFNSRLRVSRSAKTSQPSPADFKHLYDDMLALHDEVVSLHVMAKYSGTLQSAANIGKMASKPVYTFDGQTLSAGLGLLVLEAAKRARAGLDAPAILDMAAKDVKNLHVFVAMDTLDFAVRGGRMSKGAGAVAKFLNIKPVLEFDARDHGTVKVVEKGLGRRMAELKLLRRLEKTISGKKNIRIAIAHVSAPESAGHLGRLITERLGTAPLYTIEASPVLGTHSGPGACAVAVLTD; encoded by the coding sequence TTGACCACCAGCACAAATAAGATAAAATATCTTGATGGCATACGCTTCAAGCGGGCCATTAACGCCGCTGCACACCGGCTTATTGAAAAACACGGACACCTGAACGCCATCAACGTGTTTCCCGTTCCCGACGGTGATACGGGCAGCAATATGGCCGGAACCATGCGCAACATTGTGGACAACTCTGCGCAAACCAAAGACGGTTCCATCGAAGGTATGAGCAAGGTCATTGCCGAATCGGCACTGATGGGGGCCAGAGGGAACTCCGGAGTCATTCTGGCGCAGTTTCTGTGCGGTTTTTCAGAAGGCGTCAAAGATCTGAAACGTGTAACGCCGCCCGATTTCATTCAGGCCGCTTCGCTGGCAACCAGACGCGCACTCGAATCCATATCAAACCCCAAAGAAGGGACCATCCTCACGGTTATCCGCGACTGGTCCGAGCATCTTTCAAGCAACGCCGACTCGTACAAAGATTTTCAGCATATCATGTATGATTCACTGCGCAAGGCGCGGGAATCGGTGCAGCAGACCAAAGAAAAACTGGCCACCCTCAAAGCGGCAGACGTGGTGGATGCCGGGGGGCTTGGTTTTTTATATCTTCTCGAAGGCATTGTAGAATTTACTGAAAAAGGCTCGCTGAACCGTCAGGATTCGACAAAAAGCACTGTTGTCATAGAGGAAGCGGAAGAAAACGCACAGGAACGTGTGGCCGTGGATTCGCTGGAATTCAGGTACTGCACCGAATGCATGATCCGCGGAACGGACATTGACGCCGCAGCGCTGCGGGAAAAGCTGGCCGCCATGGGTGACAGCCTTGTTGTAGCGGGCACAGCCGAAACCGTACGGGTTCATGTACACACCAACAGCCCAGACGAAGTCTTTGCACTGGCAGCGGGGTACGGCACCGTGGAATGCCGCAAAGCCGACGATATGCTGGCCCAGCATCTTGCACTCACTTCCGGCCGCACCCCCCGTGTCGGCATTGTCACTGACTCCACATGCGACCTGCCCGAAGACCTGATGCAGGAGTACGGCATACGCTTCGCTCCGCTGAAGCTCTATCTGGATGAAGAGGAGTTCATTGACAAACTGTCCATCAGCACTGCTGAATTCAACAGCCGCCTGCGTGTTTCCCGTTCGGCGAAAACATCTCAGCCCTCGCCCGCCGACTTCAAACACCTGTATGACGACATGCTGGCGCTGCATGATGAAGTCGTTTCGCTGCATGTCATGGCCAAATACAGCGGCACACTGCAATCGGCAGCCAACATAGGCAAAATGGCTTCAAAGCCGGTGTACACATTTGACGGCCAAACTCTTTCTGCCGGTCTCGGGCTGCTTGTGCTTGAGGCGGCCAAGCGTGCCAGAGCCGGACTTGACGCACCCGCCATACTGGACATGGCCGCAAAAGACGTAAAAAATCTCCATGTATTTGTCGCCATGGACACGCTTGACTTTGCCGTGCGGGGCGGCCGTATGAGCAAAGGCGCCGGAGCGGTGGCAAAATTTCTTAATATCAAGCCGGTGCTTGAATTTGACGCGCGCGACCATGGCACGGTAAAAGTCGTGGAAAAAGGACTCGGAAGACGCATGGCGGAACTGAAACTGTTACGGCGTCTTGAAAAAACCATAAGCGGCAAAAAAAATATACGGATTGCCATCGCACACGTATCCGCGCCGGAAAGCGCCGGGCATCTCGGGCGGCTGATAACCGAACGTCTGGGCACTGCCCCGCTTTATACCATTGAAGCGTCACCGGTGCTGGGCACACACAGCGGACCCGGAGCATGCGCAGTTGCGGTGCTGACGGACTGA
- a CDS encoding 2-oxoacid:ferredoxin oxidoreductase subunit beta, with protein MSDVTQLIHEYLRHNKKFPHVFCPGCGHGIVLGSLIRSVHSLNLSKDDVVIVAGIGCSGRMAVYVDFNTVHTTHGRALTFATGIKMANPALKVICVMGDGDAMSIGGNHLIHAARRNIGITTLILNNFIYGMTGGQCSSATPHGDLSMTTPYGSLEPSFDIVEMAQAAGANYVARGTTFHANLLDRLITGALQSPGFSVVEALSPCPTQYGRKNKFRSAVDMYQWLKKNTVKLEAIESGKAPKSDPRIPIGLFRDRKLDGLEEKYAALKTKLMDGAR; from the coding sequence ATGTCAGACGTCACCCAACTCATCCACGAATACCTGCGGCACAATAAGAAATTTCCGCACGTGTTCTGTCCCGGCTGCGGACACGGCATAGTCCTCGGCTCGCTTATCCGCAGTGTGCACAGCCTGAATCTGTCCAAAGACGATGTGGTCATCGTTGCCGGAATCGGCTGCTCAGGCCGCATGGCCGTATATGTGGACTTCAACACCGTTCACACCACACACGGCCGCGCCCTTACCTTTGCCACCGGCATCAAAATGGCCAACCCGGCGCTCAAGGTCATCTGCGTCATGGGCGACGGCGATGCCATGTCCATCGGCGGCAATCATCTTATCCATGCCGCGCGGCGCAATATCGGCATCACCACCCTCATACTCAACAACTTCATCTACGGCATGACCGGCGGCCAGTGTTCTTCCGCCACACCCCACGGCGACCTTTCCATGACCACGCCTTACGGTTCGCTGGAACCTTCCTTCGATATCGTGGAAATGGCACAGGCGGCCGGAGCCAATTATGTCGCGCGCGGCACTACCTTTCATGCCAACCTGCTGGACAGGCTGATAACCGGTGCGCTGCAGAGCCCCGGTTTTTCAGTGGTGGAGGCTCTTTCCCCCTGCCCGACTCAGTACGGCCGCAAAAACAAATTCAGAAGTGCCGTGGACATGTATCAATGGCTCAAAAAAAACACAGTCAAACTGGAAGCCATTGAATCAGGCAAGGCGCCCAAGAGCGACCCGCGTATCCCCATAGGTCTTTTCCGCGACAGAAAGCTGGACGGACTGGAAGAAAAATACGCGGCACTCAAGACAAAACTGATGGACGGTGCCCGATGA
- a CDS encoding 2-oxoacid:acceptor oxidoreductase family protein, whose product MKKTLQHIHRFEIRLSGLGGQGIITLGRLLGASLALGHGYHVTQTQSYGPEARGGSSRADVVISSSPISYPKTENLDLLVALSQEACNNYYRYMKRAGVLLVDTTLVQHTPTNHFLGLPFTRMAREKIGNPLTINTLVLGAVTHLLPFAERRLIRKSLEENLPPKIQAINVKAFNLGLRQAAKHFGEAPEIWKLAKDQANAAEEQETD is encoded by the coding sequence ATGAAAAAAACATTGCAACATATCCACAGGTTTGAAATCCGTCTTTCCGGTCTCGGCGGGCAGGGCATCATCACTCTGGGCCGGCTTCTGGGGGCATCGCTTGCGCTGGGACACGGCTACCATGTAACACAGACCCAAAGCTACGGTCCCGAAGCCCGCGGTGGCTCCAGCCGTGCCGACGTGGTCATCAGTTCAAGCCCCATCAGCTACCCCAAAACAGAAAATCTTGATCTGCTGGTGGCGCTCAGTCAGGAAGCCTGCAACAACTACTACCGGTATATGAAACGGGCCGGAGTGCTGCTTGTGGACACCACGCTGGTACAGCATACCCCCACCAACCACTTTCTCGGCCTGCCCTTTACCCGCATGGCACGAGAAAAAATAGGCAACCCGCTGACTATCAACACTCTGGTGCTGGGCGCGGTGACGCACCTTCTGCCCTTCGCCGAGCGGCGGCTGATACGCAAAAGTCTGGAAGAAAACCTCCCCCCCAAGATTCAGGCCATCAACGTCAAGGCGTTCAATCTTGGACTGCGGCAGGCAGCCAAACACTTCGGCGAGGCACCGGAAATATGGAAGCTTGCCAAAGATCAGGCAAATGCGGCAGAAGAACAGGAAACAGACTGA
- a CDS encoding MFS transporter, protein MTIPPLLRDKNLLITFGITLTVVMGVSSIIPALPLAAHELGAPVATIGLIITAFTLPGIVLTPLAGILADRYGRKKVLIPSLLLFATAGGACGFADNLHTLLMLRFLQGVGVAPLGILYATIIGDLYEGPDRVRAMGYNAGVLSLGTALYPAIGGILGELGWHAPFFLPLATLPMAFIAWRGLTLPAPDTSQSMGAYFKNTLRAMKSPQAVGLFSVSFLTFTMLYGPVITFIPILADHRFTASPATIGALFALTSLGTALSASRMGRLAEQFKPHRLLLAGHVFYLVAMLLMPHMPTFWWLLLPVFLFGVAQGLNYPNLMTLLTALAPLEQRAAVMAVNGMVLRLSQTIAPLAVTSIYAVSGFSGVYAFGGATAVVMFIITAHSIR, encoded by the coding sequence ATGACAATACCCCCGCTGCTGCGAGACAAAAATCTGCTGATAACTTTCGGAATCACTCTGACCGTGGTCATGGGGGTTTCAAGTATCATTCCCGCCCTGCCGCTGGCCGCGCACGAGCTCGGCGCACCCGTTGCCACCATAGGGCTGATAATCACCGCGTTCACGCTGCCCGGCATAGTGCTCACACCGCTGGCCGGTATTCTGGCTGACAGATACGGCAGAAAAAAAGTGCTCATCCCGTCACTTTTACTTTTTGCCACAGCCGGAGGGGCCTGCGGCTTTGCCGACAACCTGCATACATTGCTGATGCTGCGTTTTCTGCAGGGCGTGGGCGTAGCCCCGCTGGGAATACTGTATGCAACAATCATCGGCGACCTGTACGAAGGCCCCGACCGCGTAAGAGCCATGGGCTACAATGCCGGAGTGCTGAGCCTGGGGACTGCTCTTTATCCTGCCATCGGCGGCATCCTGGGCGAGCTTGGCTGGCATGCGCCTTTTTTTCTTCCGCTTGCCACACTGCCCATGGCGTTCATAGCCTGGCGCGGTCTGACCCTGCCCGCACCGGACACATCGCAAAGCATGGGGGCGTACTTCAAAAATACCCTGCGTGCCATGAAAAGCCCGCAGGCTGTCGGACTCTTCTCTGTTTCTTTTCTGACTTTCACCATGCTGTACGGCCCTGTCATCACGTTCATCCCCATTCTGGCTGACCATCGTTTCACAGCGTCGCCCGCCACCATCGGTGCACTTTTTGCCCTGACATCACTGGGCACGGCCCTCAGCGCTTCGCGCATGGGCAGACTGGCCGAACAGTTCAAACCGCACCGCCTGCTGCTTGCAGGGCACGTTTTCTATCTGGTCGCCATGCTGCTTATGCCGCATATGCCCACGTTCTGGTGGCTGCTGCTCCCGGTCTTTCTTTTCGGTGTGGCACAGGGGCTCAACTATCCCAATCTTATGACGCTGCTTACAGCCCTTGCCCCGCTGGAACAACGCGCGGCGGTCATGGCTGTAAACGGCATGGTGCTGCGCCTTTCGCAGACCATCGCCCCGCTGGCTGTCACCAGCATTTATGCCGTATCCGGATTTTCCGGAGTGTATGCTTTCGGCGGTGCCACTGCCGTTGTAATGTTCATCATTACGGCGCACAGCATCCGCTGA
- a CDS encoding AMIN domain-containing protein, protein MRHIPGLILLALLLCAAPATALPAETGGEQTLQPKSPPPEGTPTRVINIGVSRQGEADVFCIDFNKPRIPDLQTVDNGAPRIYFDITDIHEWSGAKRYDVNGTYIQAVRTHHNTDKKTMRVVLDLNDRYNYRVDPSWVEDYYLFCIAISKR, encoded by the coding sequence ATGCGCCATATACCGGGCCTCATACTTCTGGCGCTGCTGTTATGTGCAGCTCCGGCAACCGCCCTGCCCGCCGAAACCGGCGGTGAACAGACCCTGCAGCCCAAATCGCCGCCTCCGGAAGGAACCCCCACCAGAGTGATCAATATAGGCGTCAGCAGGCAGGGGGAAGCTGATGTATTCTGCATCGATTTCAACAAACCGCGCATTCCTGACCTGCAGACGGTGGATAACGGCGCACCGCGCATTTATTTTGATATAACAGACATTCATGAGTGGTCCGGCGCAAAAAGGTACGATGTGAACGGTACCTACATTCAGGCAGTAAGAACGCATCATAACACCGACAAAAAAACCATGCGGGTGGTGCTTGATCTCAACGACAGGTACAACTACCGGGTCGATCCCTCATGGGTTGAAGATTATTATCTTTTCTGCATTGCCATTTCAAAACGCTGA
- a CDS encoding gamma-glutamyltransferase family protein, with protein sequence MKSSLPVFEFASRRSPVYAPEVMVAASQPLAVSAGLGIAARGGSAADMAVAVAAVLAVVEPCSTGLGGDAFALYYDSATQHVAALNGSGKSGGGHTPEAVFSAGYDAVPARHGLAVTVPGACAAWCELHRKYGRLDLAEVLAPAVRLARDGFAVGPVTARLWATEEALLRGSEGGKSLLVRGRAPRAGERIRNHALARLLKNIARKGTAALYEGAAAAALADAVQAAGGVLTADDMSRCRAQWQTPASTVYGGVRVHECPPNGQGLVALSALNILAALSDKIKGAPVSAERLHCMIESLRLGFADGTAYIADPDFSAVPADGLLSGEYAAARAALIDSGRALPQAVCGVPQSSSDTVQFCVTDRDGNACSMVNSIYMTFGSGVVVPSLGLALQNRGHNFVLRQDHPNCLAPYKRPYHTIIPCLTTHENGELHGVMGVMGGFMQPQGHVQILSALLDDGCNPQQALDRLRFCIQPDGAASVVALEEGMDAGLADSLKARGHDVRPVSGYARDLFGRGQIILRQPNGFWEAGSDGRADGLALGF encoded by the coding sequence GTGAAAAGTTCCTTGCCTGTTTTTGAGTTCGCATCACGTCGTTCACCTGTTTATGCACCGGAGGTCATGGTTGCTGCGTCACAGCCTCTGGCTGTCAGCGCCGGTCTGGGCATTGCTGCCCGTGGCGGCAGCGCCGCCGATATGGCTGTGGCAGTGGCGGCCGTGCTTGCCGTTGTCGAGCCGTGCAGCACCGGTCTGGGAGGTGATGCGTTTGCTCTGTACTACGATTCAGCCACACAGCATGTGGCGGCGCTGAACGGTTCGGGAAAAAGCGGAGGCGGCCATACCCCCGAAGCTGTTTTTTCCGCCGGGTATGACGCAGTGCCGGCAAGGCACGGGCTGGCAGTAACTGTGCCGGGGGCATGCGCCGCATGGTGTGAACTGCATAGAAAATACGGCCGGCTGGATCTTGCCGAGGTATTGGCTCCTGCAGTGCGCCTTGCCCGTGACGGCTTTGCCGTCGGACCCGTTACCGCGCGGTTATGGGCAACCGAAGAAGCGCTGCTGCGTGGCAGCGAAGGTGGAAAAAGTCTGCTGGTCCGCGGAAGGGCTCCCCGTGCGGGCGAACGTATCCGCAACCATGCGCTTGCCCGTCTTTTGAAAAACATAGCTCGCAAGGGAACTGCAGCGCTGTACGAAGGGGCTGCTGCCGCGGCTCTGGCCGATGCGGTTCAGGCTGCAGGCGGCGTGCTGACCGCGGATGACATGAGCCGGTGCAGGGCGCAGTGGCAGACACCGGCCAGTACCGTGTACGGCGGTGTACGCGTGCATGAATGCCCGCCCAACGGTCAGGGGCTGGTGGCTCTGAGTGCGCTCAACATACTTGCTGCCTTGAGTGATAAGATAAAAGGTGCCCCTGTGTCCGCAGAACGTCTGCACTGTATGATAGAGTCTCTGCGGCTCGGTTTCGCTGACGGAACAGCGTATATTGCAGACCCTGATTTTTCGGCCGTTCCTGCGGATGGATTGCTTTCCGGGGAATATGCGGCCGCACGGGCTGCATTGATAGACTCCGGCAGGGCTTTGCCGCAGGCCGTGTGCGGTGTTCCCCAGTCTTCTTCCGATACTGTACAGTTCTGCGTGACCGACAGAGACGGTAATGCCTGTTCCATGGTGAACAGCATATACATGACGTTCGGCAGCGGAGTAGTTGTGCCTTCTTTGGGACTGGCTCTGCAGAACAGGGGGCACAACTTTGTGTTGCGGCAGGATCATCCCAACTGCCTTGCGCCGTATAAACGACCTTACCATACGATAATTCCGTGCCTGACAACGCACGAAAACGGTGAACTGCACGGAGTTATGGGAGTTATGGGCGGATTTATGCAGCCACAGGGGCATGTGCAGATTCTCAGTGCTCTGCTGGATGATGGATGCAATCCTCAGCAGGCTCTGGACAGGCTCCGCTTCTGCATTCAGCCTGACGGTGCAGCCAGTGTTGTGGCGCTGGAAGAGGGCATGGATGCGGGGCTGGCGGACAGCCTGAAGGCCAGAGGTCATGATGTCCGGCCAGTCAGCGGATACGCCCGCGACCTGTTCGGACGCGGGCAGATTATCCTGCGGCAGCCCAACGGATTCTGGGAAGCCGGCAGTGACGGGCGCGCAGACGGACTTGCGCTGGGTTTCTGA
- a CDS encoding 2-oxoacid:acceptor oxidoreductase subunit alpha encodes MAQRKKKKKEIFAQGNEAIAQGALLAGCTFYAGYPITPSTEIMEVMAARLPALDNGVFIQMEDEIASMGAIIGASLAGRKAMTATSGPGFSLMQEHIGYACMVEAPVVVVNVMRGGPSTGLPTSPAQADVQMARWGTHGDHSIIVLSASTVQECLDMTIVAFNFAEKYRTPVILLIDEVTAHTREKIEIPDQKDVEILSRVLPSVPPEWFKPFADTARGVAAMPPIGTGYRMHYTGLTHDVMGFPTSRPEEVNEAMSRMFRKIDQFYPDIQMVDEYLLDDAEIAVIAYGSVARAAHLAVEQARERGYKAGLLTLKTLFPFPRPAVEKLTKRCGAVIVPEMNMGQMSREVKRVNSGSTRVKTINRVDGQIISPSEILKAIV; translated from the coding sequence ATGGCCCAAAGAAAAAAGAAAAAAAAAGAAATTTTTGCACAGGGAAACGAAGCCATCGCACAGGGCGCACTGCTTGCGGGCTGCACTTTCTATGCGGGCTACCCCATCACCCCCTCCACTGAAATAATGGAGGTCATGGCGGCCCGTCTTCCGGCCCTCGATAACGGGGTTTTCATACAGATGGAAGACGAAATCGCCAGCATGGGTGCCATAATCGGCGCATCGCTTGCCGGACGCAAAGCCATGACCGCCACCTCCGGTCCCGGTTTTTCGCTCATGCAGGAGCATATCGGATATGCCTGCATGGTAGAGGCTCCTGTGGTGGTGGTCAATGTCATGCGCGGCGGCCCCAGCACGGGACTGCCCACCAGCCCCGCACAGGCCGATGTCCAGATGGCGCGCTGGGGCACCCACGGCGATCATTCAATCATCGTGCTTTCGGCTTCCACGGTGCAGGAATGCCTTGATATGACCATCGTGGCCTTTAACTTTGCCGAAAAATACCGCACTCCCGTCATCTTGCTTATTGACGAAGTGACGGCGCATACGCGTGAAAAAATAGAGATTCCCGACCAGAAAGATGTGGAGATACTCTCGCGCGTTCTGCCTTCCGTGCCGCCGGAATGGTTTAAACCGTTTGCGGACACGGCACGCGGTGTGGCGGCTATGCCTCCCATAGGTACGGGGTACCGCATGCATTACACGGGACTGACACACGACGTCATGGGCTTTCCCACCTCACGCCCGGAAGAAGTGAACGAAGCCATGTCGCGCATGTTCCGCAAAATTGACCAGTTTTATCCTGATATCCAGATGGTTGACGAATACCTGCTGGATGATGCCGAAATAGCGGTCATTGCCTACGGCAGTGTTGCCCGTGCTGCGCATCTGGCCGTGGAACAGGCCCGTGAACGCGGTTACAAGGCAGGTCTGCTGACCCTGAAAACCCTGTTTCCCTTCCCCAGACCTGCGGTGGAAAAGCTGACCAAACGCTGCGGGGCGGTTATCGTGCCCGAAATGAACATGGGCCAGATGTCCCGCGAGGTAAAACGGGTTAACAGCGGCAGCACGCGGGTAAAGACAATCAACCGTGTCGACGGCCAGATCATTTCCCCGTCGGAAATACTTAAAGCCATAGTATAG
- a CDS encoding type 1 glutamine amidotransferase domain-containing protein, whose protein sequence is MSDLHGKKILMFVEEYYEDLELWYPKIRLQEEGAEVVVAGPATGKVYKGKNGYPCEADVAIADVDAGGYDGLVLCGGWAPDKLRRDPRVLEITRTIHDAGKPVAHICHAGWVPISAGVMKGIRCTSVNAIRDDLQNAGAQWVDQEVVVDKNHITSRTPKDLPAFCKAIIAMLKA, encoded by the coding sequence ATGTCCGATCTGCACGGTAAGAAAATTCTGATGTTTGTTGAAGAGTACTACGAGGATCTGGAGCTGTGGTACCCAAAAATCAGGCTTCAGGAGGAAGGAGCCGAGGTGGTGGTGGCCGGTCCTGCGACCGGTAAGGTATACAAGGGCAAAAACGGGTACCCGTGCGAGGCTGATGTTGCCATTGCGGACGTTGACGCCGGCGGGTACGACGGCCTTGTGCTTTGCGGCGGGTGGGCTCCGGATAAACTGCGCCGTGATCCCAGAGTGCTGGAAATAACCAGAACCATCCATGATGCCGGTAAGCCTGTGGCGCATATCTGCCACGCGGGGTGGGTGCCCATCTCGGCGGGAGTGATGAAAGGTATCCGGTGCACATCGGTAAACGCCATCCGTGACGATTTGCAGAACGCCGGAGCTCAGTGGGTTGATCAGGAGGTGGTGGTGGACAAGAACCATATCACCAGCCGTACGCCCAAAGACCTGCCTGCGTTTTGCAAGGCCATTATCGCCATGCTGAAAGCCTGA